The genomic window CGACGGGTTTACGCTTTATGACCTATACGCCTACAACGAAAAGCACAACGAAGCCAACGGCTGGAACAACACCGACGGCGCAGATGACAACTACAGCTGGAACTGCGGCGTCGAGGGCGAGACTGATGACCCCGACATAGAGAACTTGCGCATACGCATGGTCAAGAATGCATTCTGCACGCTGATGATGTCAAGGGGCGCTGTGATGTTTCTGGCAGGAGACGAGATGTGCAACACCCAGTACGGCAACAACAACCCCTACTGTCAGGACAACATTATCTCATGGCTCGACTGGTCAAGGCTAAACAAATACAGCGAGATGGCTTTCTTAGTCAAAGACCTTATAGCCATAAGAAAGAAGCACCGCTGCATAAGAAAGAACACCCAGCCGATATCGCTTGGCTACCCGAACATCACCTGCCACCACGGCAGGCCTTGGAACGACAAGCTCTCAGAGCACGACCACGTTATAGGCATAATGTATTCCGGCAAGAACAAGCAGGGCGCTGACGATGCGGTGTTCTTTGCGCTCAACACCTACTGGGAGAGCGTTAACATTGAAGTGCCCGAAATGACGGGATTCAGCTGGAAAGTGCGTGTATACACAGGCATTCGCTACAACAAGAACGCAGACTTTGCCGAGGCCATGAACTTCCGCGGCAACCGGCTCACCTTAGGCCCGAGGTCTGCGGTGATACTTATTTTGCAGCAGTAGCTGTAAAACAGGTAACAGGTAACAGGTAAGGTGTCATGCTTACGCAGGACGGAGCGAAAGAGCACCCATGAAGACAGATCCCGATCCATCATTAAACATTGATAAGGAGATATGACCCGGTATGACAAAGACTTCGGCTGTTGACAAGCGTGGAGGCAAGCGGTACACGCTCGGCGAGGAGATATTCAATTCTATAAGCCACGGTGTCGGCGGCGGTCTGTCTATCGCAGGCACTGTGGTGCTCATCGTGATAGCGGCGATACATTCCGATGCGTGGGGCGTTGTAAGCTCGGCGATATTCGGCGCATCACTCATTATCCTGTACACCATGTCCACCCTCTACCACGCCATAACCAACCCCACAGCAAAGAAGTTCTTCCGCATAATGGATCACAACACTATCTTCTTTCTGATAGCCGGCACATACACCCCGATAACGCTCGTGCCGCTGCGGGGTGCGCTGGGCTGGGTGATATTCGGCATCATCTGGGGCGTGACTGTCTTAGGCATAGTGTTTAATTCGGTAAACCTTGAAAAATTCAAGACCGCATCGCTTATCTGCTACATCGTCATGGGGCTTGCGATACTCACAGTCTTCAAGCCGATGATAGAAGCAGTGCCGCTTAGGAGCATCGTATATCTCTGCATAGGCGGCGGCTTTTACCTTGTGGGCGTGATATTCTACGTCAAGAAAAACATACGCTATTTCCACTCGATATGGCATCTTTTCACGATAGGCGGCAGCATATTCCACTACTTTTCTATCGTGCATATTATTATAGGCAAGTGAATAAAAGATAAGACCGTTCCCCATTTTTCGGGAAACGGTCTTTATTATATCATTCTGTCAGTGTACCTGAACATCTGTGAACGAGAGGCCTACCTGCTTGCCTTCGTATGTTGCATTGAAGGTGAACTTGGTGTCCTTGAAGGTCGCCTTGTCGCCGGAGATATCAAACACGCCGCCGAGGTTCTTTGTGATGTATATCTTCTGAACATCGCTCGGGTAGTTTGAATCGTATATCTGGAGAACATACTCGTTGTGGTTGTCCGAGTCCTGGATAAGGCCGATAGCGTTTACAGCGTGGCTGTTGTCTATCATTGTGACTACGGGTATGCCCTTGCTGAGCTGCTCCTGAAGCCTTTCAAAGCCTTCGCTGCCGCCTATGAGGTTGTATTCGTCCTTGCTGTCGTCCCACTGCATTGCGTTGTAGTGGTAGAGAGCCTTCAAAAACTCAACATCGTCCTTTGAATATGCGTCCTTTATCTTGTCTGCGCCGCCTGCGATATCAAGGGCTAAGAACTCGACCTTCGACCAGTCAAGACCCTCGGTGTCGTACTCTATAGCCTTCCAGCCGCTGTCCTCAGCCTCTGTCTTTACCGAGGGCTCTACCTGGAGCACCGAACCCTCGCTGTTATAGTCAAGATACTCGGAAACGTCTGCAAACTTGCTGCCGAGCGCTGAAACTGTGACCTTTGAGAGCGGGTCGTTGGAGTTGTACTTGGAAGCTGCTGCCGTGCCTGTAAGGTCGTAGCCGTCTGTGCTGACCTTGTCCTTGGCATCGTCCTTCGGGTCGATGCCGGGCATCGAAAGGCGGAGGTTGCCGAGATACCAGTCTCTTGCCATAAGAGCCATGCCGAAGTCCATATTTCTTGTTGTCGTAGTTCTGAAATTCTTGAATGTAAAGCCGTTTGCTGAGGGTGCGAAGTTGGTGTTATAGAGCGAATAGCCCCTCACGCTGTCGGTCGTGTCGTTGTAGTTTACGATATCGTAGTTGAGCGCTGTTACTATCTGATTATAAACTTCGTTGAGAGCGTTTGCGTCAGATGCTGTGAAGTATTTGCCGCCTGTCTCGCTTGCCATTTCCTGGAGCCATTCTCTGTCAACGTCCTTGCCGAGGCCGACTGTCAGGATAATGATATTCTTCTTCTTTGCAAGAGCTGCGAGCTGCTTTGCT from Ruminococcus sp. NK3A76 includes these protein-coding regions:
- a CDS encoding hemolysin III family protein, giving the protein MTKTSAVDKRGGKRYTLGEEIFNSISHGVGGGLSIAGTVVLIVIAAIHSDAWGVVSSAIFGASLIILYTMSTLYHAITNPTAKKFFRIMDHNTIFFLIAGTYTPITLVPLRGALGWVIFGIIWGVTVLGIVFNSVNLEKFKTASLICYIVMGLAILTVFKPMIEAVPLRSIVYLCIGGGFYLVGVIFYVKKNIRYFHSIWHLFTIGGSIFHYFSIVHIIIGK